The Lycium ferocissimum isolate CSIRO_LF1 chromosome 1, AGI_CSIRO_Lferr_CH_V1, whole genome shotgun sequence genome includes a region encoding these proteins:
- the LOC132050042 gene encoding uncharacterized protein LOC132050042 isoform X2: MFIHPLFISVPFYLSIYYINPLLLLNLFVCLINPDCLTRLKLHGTRLIISLRMMPEDTTLRVQYEDAPRKFDPRLDVNLLFFKSTFLFCSSCSHSLEDFILVSILAAKRKMSSISMLGFHHLLLRNGLQNGSHFLQLIWALDS, encoded by the exons ATGTTCATTCATCCTTTATTTATCTCCGTTCCATTCTATCTGTCCATTTACTATATCaatcctcttcttcttcttaatctCTTTGTTTGTCTGATTAATCCTGACTGTTTAACGCGGCTAAAGCTCCATGGAACTCGCTTGATAATCTCCCTTAGAATGATGCCAGAAGATACTACTCTCCGGGTACAATACGAAGATGCGCCGAGGAAATTTGACCCCCGTCTAGAT gtAAATCTCCTTTTTTTTAAGAGCACCTTTCTCTTTTGCTCTTCTTGCTCCCACTCGCTAGAG GATTTCATACTTGTATCTATTTTGGCAgctaaaagaaaaatgagttcCATCTCAATGCTTGGTTTCCATCACTTGTTGCTCCGGAACGGACTTCAAAACGGATCACATTTTCTCCAACTTATTTGGGCACTAGACTCATGA
- the LOC132050042 gene encoding uncharacterized protein LOC132050042 isoform X3, whose translation MFIHPLFISVPFYLSIYYINPLLLLNLFVCLINPDCLTRLKLHGTRLIISLRMMPEDTTLRVNLLFFKSTFLFCSSCSHSLESPGLLKIKEDFILVSILAAKRKMSSISMLGFHHLLLRNGLQNGSHFLQLIWALDS comes from the exons ATGTTCATTCATCCTTTATTTATCTCCGTTCCATTCTATCTGTCCATTTACTATATCaatcctcttcttcttcttaatctCTTTGTTTGTCTGATTAATCCTGACTGTTTAACGCGGCTAAAGCTCCATGGAACTCGCTTGATAATCTCCCTTAGAATGATGCCAGAAGATACTACTCTCCGG gtAAATCTCCTTTTTTTTAAGAGCACCTTTCTCTTTTGCTCTTCTTGCTCCCACTCGCTAGAG TCTCCAGGGTTGTTGAAAATTAAAGAG GATTTCATACTTGTATCTATTTTGGCAgctaaaagaaaaatgagttcCATCTCAATGCTTGGTTTCCATCACTTGTTGCTCCGGAACGGACTTCAAAACGGATCACATTTTCTCCAACTTATTTGGGCACTAGACTCATGA
- the LOC132050042 gene encoding uncharacterized protein LOC132050042 isoform X4 — MFIHPLFISVPFYLSIYYINPLLLLNLFVCLINPDCLTRLKLHGTRLIISLRMMPEDTTLRVNLLFFKSTFLFCSSCSHSLEDFILVSILAAKRKMSSISMLGFHHLLLRNGLQNGSHFLQLIWALDS; from the exons ATGTTCATTCATCCTTTATTTATCTCCGTTCCATTCTATCTGTCCATTTACTATATCaatcctcttcttcttcttaatctCTTTGTTTGTCTGATTAATCCTGACTGTTTAACGCGGCTAAAGCTCCATGGAACTCGCTTGATAATCTCCCTTAGAATGATGCCAGAAGATACTACTCTCCGG gtAAATCTCCTTTTTTTTAAGAGCACCTTTCTCTTTTGCTCTTCTTGCTCCCACTCGCTAGAG GATTTCATACTTGTATCTATTTTGGCAgctaaaagaaaaatgagttcCATCTCAATGCTTGGTTTCCATCACTTGTTGCTCCGGAACGGACTTCAAAACGGATCACATTTTCTCCAACTTATTTGGGCACTAGACTCATGA
- the LOC132050042 gene encoding uncharacterized protein LOC132050042 isoform X1: MFIHPLFISVPFYLSIYYINPLLLLNLFVCLINPDCLTRLKLHGTRLIISLRMMPEDTTLRVQYEDAPRKFDPRLDVNLLFFKSTFLFCSSCSHSLESPGLLKIKEDFILVSILAAKRKMSSISMLGFHHLLLRNGLQNGSHFLQLIWALDS, encoded by the exons ATGTTCATTCATCCTTTATTTATCTCCGTTCCATTCTATCTGTCCATTTACTATATCaatcctcttcttcttcttaatctCTTTGTTTGTCTGATTAATCCTGACTGTTTAACGCGGCTAAAGCTCCATGGAACTCGCTTGATAATCTCCCTTAGAATGATGCCAGAAGATACTACTCTCCGGGTACAATACGAAGATGCGCCGAGGAAATTTGACCCCCGTCTAGAT gtAAATCTCCTTTTTTTTAAGAGCACCTTTCTCTTTTGCTCTTCTTGCTCCCACTCGCTAGAG TCTCCAGGGTTGTTGAAAATTAAAGAG GATTTCATACTTGTATCTATTTTGGCAgctaaaagaaaaatgagttcCATCTCAATGCTTGGTTTCCATCACTTGTTGCTCCGGAACGGACTTCAAAACGGATCACATTTTCTCCAACTTATTTGGGCACTAGACTCATGA